Within Primulina tabacum isolate GXHZ01 chromosome 5, ASM2559414v2, whole genome shotgun sequence, the genomic segment ACAATAAACAGCAGtataattaagaaaaaatcaCAGGGAAAAAAGGCAACAAATGCTGATATAAACAACTTACCTGCCACTgttttttaattctttcataTTCCGTCTTCTTTATTGATGTGAGGTATTCCCTCTCTGCATACGTTGAATCATATGAATAGTATCCTAATAAAAAAGTCCAAACCTGCAAATGATAATAAAATTCACATCATTCACAAAAGGAAACAAACTATAATTCAAAACACAAAATGAAGCAATCATGTATGTCTTTTTCAATGCACGAACCTCCTTCCGCATATTGTGCTCAACTCCCCCGTAGAAGATTCTCTTCCTGAGTGCTTGTGAATCCATTACTCGCCCTTCTGAATCCAAGAATGTAGTCCACTGCAAGtacatattttttattcaattataGATGGCAATACATAATCAGAAATTTCTAGTTACGAAAATCAAAATAACCGACTCTGGCTGTCCAAGTCATGGAAAAAAGGAATATAACAGACATATTATGTATATCCAATAGAAAATCAAGTGAAAATAGGATACGACTAACGAGCGATCAATAAGTCTGTTCTTTCTTTGTTTCATCTTGTTGGAGCCAGCTTCGATACATTGATATCACTCAAAAACATGGTATATCATGTGAGACTACAACATTAAAAGCCCATTGTTACAGTTTACGGTCGTGTTATCAAGAAACATGCGATCTGGCAGAATGATGAAAGGCAGAAAAAAAAGGCAGAAATGAGATTCTGCAACTCAGTAGAAATATCTTTAATTAACAAATTGTTTACCAATACTAATTGTAAATCTGTAGAATAAGGTGATGGATTACATACCAGAAAACACACAGTTCAGATTTCTGAGAAGCTTACATCATATAGGAATAAAAAGAACGGTTCTTTAGCCAAGTGGTTAATTATCTCATCTCATCCTGGTGATTTTTGTCCCCGTAAATGCATCATTTATTTGGTACTCAGTATTTTTAGAGTTTTTAGGCACTGATTACTTGGCAATTAAATTAGAGTAGCTAACACAATAAGCTTACATGAAAATACATATTTGAAAAATACTTGTGAACTGTAAATATGTTCATATTTTGATTGCATGAATACCAATATTAATGAATCAGAGTTATCCGATATAATCCAATTAACTCAATCAGGACAAAAAAACCAATAAACCCGATATACGCACATCTCTACCTACACATGCGACTATAACAAATAGCACAAAATGCATGCAACTTCAGTTTTTATTCTGAACACTAGTATGTACAAGATAACACCATTTTTGGTTCATGCACATGAAAGGGAATATACTAAAATACTTTTGTGTTGGAGTTACGAAGTAACTGCTATGTTTTACCAGAGGTTATTCATGTCATGCCTCGACTATTTTGGAAAATCCACTcaataaaaaaaacatcaaaAGGCACAAATGAATTATAAGAAGAGATTATTCACAAACAAAAATAAACGATCGCATAACTTAGAACCATGCTCATAAGCGAGACCAAAAAATGTCATGTACCTCTTCATGCCCCAATGGTGGCTGACGTGGTTTTCCCCATGCTAGCGATAATTTATCAAACTGTCAAGAAAAAAATGGTCTAAATAAAAGGGTGAAAGAACACAAAGACGGTGAAAATCTAAGATAATAATAATGACTTGCTTATGGACATTTTAATACTGGAAATACAAACAATTAATTCACTATGCTCCCCATTAAGTAAATAACACTGAACATTCGATGAAGAAAAGGAGAACAATTTAGTTAAAAGATGAGTCATACcaataaaataaagttgaaAGACATTAACAAAACCAAAAATCCTAATACATACCTCCTTACAAATGCAAGCTCAATTATTACCAAATCGATGGTTGCTTCCTCACAAAATTAATTTCCTAGACAAGGTTATCTGTATGATTGGAACCAAACTCGGAGATTGGACATACTAATTTGATAACACTAGGCGGTATCTTTGGACAGTTATCTCTGACCCAGAATCAATATAAAAAAATGCCAGGAAACCATGAAATTTCCAACAGGTAAGTTTTATACAAGCGATCCTCCTTTCCATAATGAAACAAGACTCTATCAAGGGAATATGCATTGACCAAGTCCAAGCCAATAACTGCCGTAAGATAGTATGCAAGCTTTATGCAGAATTATTGATTGTCAACGAACTACATTACAAATTCAAGAATCAAACATCATTTATGCCTCCATGGAATCCTCCTAGATATATCTCCAAAAAGGAACATTTAACCAAATAAGGAATTCTTCATGGTTACATTGCACTAACTCGGATCCACTAAAGTTGAGTTTCTAGGAAACTGTGAAAGAGTGGAATGGATAAATGATGCATTACCTCCAATGGATCAGATGCTACAGGAACTTTTTTGGATTCATTAGATGCTGTGATAAGGTGATGATCTGGAAAAGACTGATCAGGCTTCCTCCCATCATTAATGAAAAAGCCATCAATATGACCATCCCAAAAGAGCTGGGAAGTTGTTTCTCGAGCAAATCTAGTGACAAGTGAAAATTTCTCCAGGACTTGTATTGAAAGGTCCCGAGCGGGATCATGATGTTTCTGCCTTTGTCGACCATTTTGCTGATAACTGTCAACATCATTTTCTTGATGAGCACTTGAGGGAAATTCACTAGCAGCAAGAGATGGGGATGGGGCATTTGCAACAGAAACAGCCATAGGAAGCTCCAAGGAAGACAGAGTTCGCTGTAAAAGCAAAAGATTGCTATTTATCTATCAGCCTGATTAATGGTAATTGTGTAAGCCATTTTGAGTCATTAACAGGCTGAGACATGGGGGAGGGGGAGGGGGAGGGGGAGGGGGAGGGGTGGGGGGAATTCAACCTACTGCTTTGACTATCTTGTTCGGATAAAGAacatattatttcgaaattCCAATTACCTGGAGAGGATTTTGAAAATCATTCACCAGAAAAACATTTGCATCTTCTGCTGACCTAGAAATGTATTATCAAATTAGCGTCTATCGACAAGCAAatcaaaccaaaaaaaaaaaatgcttACATATTGTACATCAACCAATATGATGGAGAAATTCTCATTTTTTATTCtgttttagaaaaataaaattcacaaatgcagtaaaatatctattttaacATGGAAAAGTgtaatacattatatatatcaaataaaatctctGTTTTCCATCCAACaaaaatttatctttttttaaGCTTCTCAAACATAGTAGAGGAAAGATAATTTATATCAACACTTTGCTTATCATCCTTTCTCCTTGTATATTATTTACTTCCATCATTTATCTACGTTAAGATGAACTATAAACTTCTAACGTGCAGTCGACAATACAATTTGTATTATTTTTCTTCATATAAGAATTTCAACTGCAAATAAAATAATGGAATGCAGTTTAACTGAATAGTTAATGTAATTATTCTCAAAAAACTGGCAAAACCTCAAAATGACAGTTTTCCCCAATCATTTCCCGTTATCGAGCCCTTTTGGTCAGCATCAGTTACTGATCTAAAGAAAATCCTGGATAACATAATCCGTATTCCTAGAGTATTTAGCCAGTATCCAAAATCAATTCAAATTTTAACTCGACATACCTTATATCTAAACCATTATTACACTGATTATCAACGAGAAATCAAAGATTTGAGTACTAGAAAACTGACAGAGTTACCAGAAAAAATTAACTCCGTGGCAAGTTCGAATTTATTATGTGGCTTTTATAACAAAATACATAGAGTGTCATACAGACTTATATATACCATTCTTCATTCCATTTCTTCACTACTAAGGTATGAACTTTTGTTCATAGCAAGAAGCAAATTGAACATTCCGTGGTAAGCTATTGAAATAGAGAAAAAAGCCAGGCATTGCATGCTTTCAGACTCCAGCAGCTCTTGGGAAAATTTCTAACAGGAGCTGTTGTTTATGGAAAATTCCAGAAAGAGCAGCGAATGCAaccaataaataaattattttggttGTGGTCCTTTTGGATAGACGCTACACCCAGAAAACCATCGGTAATGCGTATAATCGAGCCATTTGAATGCTTAAGGATAGATAGACATAATTGCTTTTATTATGTTAAAGAAGCTACAGCATACTTACCTCACAAGGACAACGTGCTGCTTAGCAGTTGTTATAAATTCTCTGACTCCTCCATTGTAGAAATAAAGAGGAGGAAAAGCTAGTCCTGAAATTGTTATAGGAGATGAGATACGATGAGTAACAATTAACGTCAAGATGGAAATATATACGATATACAATAACCCATGCGTAAAGCTGCTTCAGCGAACAGTACACGATGACATCTATGAAATTTAAGGCATTATAAAAACAATATGCCACATATTTACAAAAAAGTAAAATGACAATCAATCATAAATAAGAATTACAACACGAGTGAATAGACAATATCATCATGATACGATTACAAGCATTGATCCCAATAGTTAGAATAGACTACATGGATTACCTATCTTCAATGTGCTATTCCCAAAATTATAGTCTAAATTATCCCCAATTCAATAAAGACAAATTAACTTTATCTATAGTTAATTATGGCTCGGTCACTTTTGCTCATGGACAAACTTTCTATTTCCTGACTTCGTCATAacataataataacaattcaTAAATGTCTGAAATCGTCATTTAGATGTGTGCACTATCTTAAATGGATGACCATAATCTTCTGTTTAATATCTTCCACACTCAACCTTTTCACAATAATAACCATTTCTCATTTGATCTCATCCACTTTAATTTTTACATTTCTGTAACACTGCATATATCATTTTTCAAGGTCCAATAATCACCATCACATATCATAGCCACGCACAACTGATTTACATGTTTCGGACCCAATTCTTAAGAGTTGTATCTTAGATGTttctatttcaaaattttaaatcaacaTCTTACTTACCATTCCAAATCGACTATTCAAACACAATTACTACACAACAACACTTATTCTTCATTTATTATAATAACTTTTCTCGCAATCCTTGAGTTGAAAATAGACAGAAGCCATGTGCCAGAATCTGTGCTCAAAAGGTACCATTACACAATAAATAGAAGCAATACCTGATGACATAACTACTATAACATACTGCCAGCCCAGGGTCGGAGTATGTCTACGTATGGAGCGAATATCTGAAAACGGCACAGCCCTGATAGTGTAGAGATTCTTATCTGcacatcatatcataattaaaCTAAAGCAACCAATTTCAGTAAATGTGTGTGATGTGCCATCTTACATAATTCACGTTAACCGAGGCCCGACCTTTCTCAGACAACCTAGCGCTCGAGCTTTGACCTTTGTAAGGAATCCATGTCTACAGAGGAATTAAAAGATCATTTGAAAGTCTAAAGCACGATGAAGTAGCTCATCAAGAAAGCTCGCCCATAAAAGCCATCACAACAGTCAAACAATCCTAAATTCCAAGAAGTAAACACTCCTTCTCCAACATAGATAGAAAAACGCAATACCATGAAAAGAGAGTTCCCTTGCTTGATCAACTTCAACCGGCCGCTGATTCTCTCGGAAGCATATTGCGTGGGATGAATTGCCACGTTATCCTTTGTATATACAATCTCCGCACCATCCAAGTCACTGGATGAGCTTCGTTTACCGCTATCACTCCGGTTCACGACACCAGAACCCTAATCACAAAAACAGAGTACAACGAATATGGTGAAATTCCTGCATACAATTAAGCGATCCATATCTCAAATGGACATAGAGTCTGATCACGATCCAATTCAAGTCCTACGTCAATCGCCAAACCTTCCATTACTACAACAATCATGCACCATCAAACAAAATATGAGCAAACGACGCCTGTGTAAATTAATTACCTGTTGAATCGATGCAGCATAGTCTGCATCATCTGACAAATCATGGACTTCCGTTTCGTGCATCGCCGCTAATGTATCTGTGTGAGATGGGGGAGACATTGAATATATGGTTGATTTACTTGTAAGCGAAGGAAGAGAGAGAGGAACGAGGGGGCGGGGTGTTTCTACTTTCACGGCCACGCGCTCGAAGACAGAGATATtggattatatatttttaaaatcgaaaatcaaaaaaatcaaattaaattacACAGATCGATCCCCTAATTTTGGATTGTCGTTTCGTCGTTTGAAGATGATTTAAAATCACAATTAACCAACATTTATTTAACACTCACAAACAACtgaataaatgtttttaaaaaaaaaaacaaacaaactggataaaattataattataatattataaatataataaatggaTAAATTCGCTAAAAAAACAGGCAACGACTTATACGTGGCCTTTGGTGCTTCATAGTTACGTCACAACCCTGTCAGCCAATGACCACCCTAATCACTATAATAGGACAAATCCGCCATAGAAATGCGTGAAGAGAAACGGAAAATGAGAGATTGGAGAAGAAATTATAGAAATGAATTGgggaaataaattttaaattttaataattgtaCAACAATAACGATTATATTATGAATCGGGGAACCGAATGATTCGATTCCCATATTCTTGACGGGAATCAATAATCACTCCTTCGAATCCGTATTAAAGATAATTTTTCGGTGATTCTGCATGAGAAAAGTGGTGTTGGAGAGATTGGAGACCGAGTAGTGGaaggatttttctttgtttttggcGAAACATGTCTGCCATAGTGTGCGGGAAGAGATCGAATTTCTTCGAGGAGTCGCCGTCGTCGCCGCCAGTCGCCAAGAGAATCCGCTGTTCTTCATCTCCTTCCCGGAATTTCTCTCCGCCGAGGTCTACCGCTTTCAACTGCGTGGTCTCTGATACATATTCACCGATCGATCGTCTTTTTACTCTTTTTCCTGATATGGAAAAGCAGgtcttttttatttctttatttatttattcagcTATTGATTCTGAAGATCTTCTTCCTGATTTTTAGATTTCTAGCTTTTCGAATTCTTATATGTTATTTCTAATTTTTGGTTGATGATAGATTCACATAGAGCCCTTACAAATTTGATAATTGATCAGCAGTATTTATTGATTTTCCGAGATCAAGAGTTTGAAATGTAATACCATTTGTGCCTCACTGTCGCCCGTGCGTTTCTTATGGACTTCGCATATATGCAACTGGTTTGATCATGTTTACGAAATGAAGGGGAGAATATTCATCCTATTTAGTTATGAGTGTGCTTGTTCCCTGAAAATATAAGGAAGACAGATGGCTGAGAAAAGTTGAAGAAGAGAGAAGTTCAGTACAGCGACAGTGAATAGCTTCCATTTTTAAATGTATTTACCAGCTCTTGCATGAAATACTTTCAGCAAAGGTGCAGAATGTGAAGTGAAAAATTAACAGCTCAAATTGCTCGAGGATTACAGTGGTTATCTTCAGTGTCATGTTCATATTACTTTAAAACTCGTGCCTTCTGATGACACCCAATTCCCCTTCTTGGATCTTACTTAGATCGCCCTTTGCATAGTCATTTTTGTCTTCCACAGCAAGTGTACTTGTTTGTAAGGACCATAGATTGCTTATTCTTAGACTGTCAGGCTGTCCCCACTCCCCTGAATTATACTAAGCGGCATTTTGTTTATCCTTGAAATTCTGGGTGCGGCATTAAAAGTAAAATCCTGCTTGTTTTTGCAAATAAAGTTCATGAAATGCATCAATACCTTTGGAAGACCTTTCACATTTCTATATTGACGATAGCAAAATACCATGGCAAGCTGGGAATTGTCAGAGGTCACACATTATTCTCAAGTCATCTGGAATTTTCAGTTCCTGAATATGGGCGGAATTGCTTGATCTTTTATCCTTATATTACTAGGATACAGATGCAAGGTTATTGTCTGATTTAGAGTTTTCATTACCAAATGTAGGAGTTGTTGGATGGTCAATTGCTGCAATGCATCTGAAAAATAgttgaatattttgaatttatacACCTCATTGATGTGGTATCGCAATTAAGTAAAATTGCTACATAATGTTACAAGATAGGATATTTTGCTTATAGAATCGTATCCTAGTGAAAGCTTGCTCGTAGTTATAAAAAGagatttcaatttttttgttaCTTACCAAATTTGCTTACTACTTTCTTACATGTACGACTATCCAAATGTCTTAACTGTGCATCTAGATTTGTTTGGTGTGGGTATGAGgcttatatttttatgttttataaaGTGCAATGATCTAAAAAGAGGTCATAGGATGATCTGTTATAAGGTTAGTTTTCAATATTAAAGTTGTGATTTTAGAAAGCTTGTTAGAGTTGCtcaaaaaaataactaaaaataaagcTTCTTAGAGGCAGTTTGATTGATCGCTTTGTAAAACATCATATGAGATGTCTCTAAGTGTTTTAAATCTTATAATGCTTTAAATAAGCTGCTAAGAGGTTCTAAAATCTTTCAAAAAATTCAGATGATGCGACTTATTTTGTGATCTTATGAACTTTAAGCGAAATAACCAAAATAACACCAACACGTTTCAAAATCATCTTATAATCTCAAATGACTTATTTTATACAAAATGTTTTCGGAATGTAATTTTAAATAAGATGGACTGACTATTAAGTTGTTAAAGTAGTTTACAagctttaaaattttatatgatGTTTAAATTAAGTTTAGATGGAAGGGCTCTTAATTAGGTACTCTTTCCATTAAATGGAAATTAATGGAAATAGTTGGAGAGTTAAGATTACTAAAACGGCTTTTGgcataaatatattttcttttagaCCAGTCTGCACTAAAAATGTGAACATTTTGTTTGGTTCCGATCTTGGAAACCTAACTTTGCACTCCCCATATTAAACAAACATTAGCATCTCACTTTCTCTCCCTTTTCAAAACATGTTTTAATACGTCCCAACATAATTATCgcttttaattcaaattttcagCCTTTCTCaaaaattctttattttgtaTGAGATTCTAGCttaacaatattttaaattttaaaaaaacctcATTTCTTGTAATTATTTGCACAAATATGATTACACATATTGTCTAGTAATTCCCACCATATAAAATCATGAGTGTGACCCTATGGCAAAACATTTTCCTATGTAAAGCAAATCAAAACCTCCATTTTTCATCCCATAAAACCATTCTCCTTAAACCCAGAAAAAAGAATCCAATCACTGCCGAGATGTTTCACAGTACTCACCTTATTAATCCAGGGACCACCGTTGTTTCTTCAACTGTTGCACCATTGGTAGAGGTATCTCCAATGCTAAATAACTCTGTGACATAAAATTGCTATGTTAGGCAtcaattttagattttttgtttttgaatttcATTATGCTTTGCTGTGACACGCCAAAGTAGGTATGATTTTTTGGTCCCCTACGAGTGGGTGTAAGCTCACTAGTTTTTTATGTGGAATTTGCATAATATATCTCAATTGGAACTTCTATAGATGGATAAGTTGATCATTTGTTATCCTTCGCTATTTTTGGTGGTGTTGGACTAATCAATCAATCAATTACGAATGCTTTTGATTCGCAGTTTCTGGAGAAAGTCCTTGAAGAATCCGGTGACAACCTGGATTCTGCTATCAAAGGATTAAATGATCTTCATTTGAGTACGGCAACGATCACATCTAATGTTATCCAGAGCATTAACGCTCAATTTTCGTTTCAAGGTTTTTCTACTTTTGGCATCCTTATTAAAAGTCTCTCCTTATGGTACTTCATTAACTGATATATGCTTATTGCTTCAGTTGCTGTTTTTTTTGGCATGGATCAATTAATTTTTGCATATTACCAGATCCATAATAATCACCCTGGTAAAAaatgttaaagatattgtgGTTGCCTACCTGTTTATTAGATATGGTGGCCGTTGTGGAATTCTCCGACATTCTGTAGTCTGACGCAGTCCACTGTTTCGATATTCCAATGCCTATCATTTTTCTTAATTGATTTCTGCGCAACTGTATCTACTTCTCAGTTGAGTGGATTCCTCTCTTCCAAAAACTGCTTCAAAGATGTCACTTTCGAGCTTGTTATTCTCTATGTTTATAACCATCTAGCACCTTGGGGGcactttatgatttttttacacCATTTATGCTTACTCCTTGTCTTTTGCATCAGCTCCTGCAATGGACAAATAATTTCGTCTAGCATCTAATTTTATGTGATGCAGGTTAGTGGGGAAAAAAGCCGTTCCCTGTTCTGTAATCTCGGATGAGTGACATACTTCTGTTATCTTGTCTTTGATGTCACGTCAATGGTGCTTCAATGTCATGGTTTAAAGGCTGGTGTAGTAAGTCATGAATTACTAAGTAAAAGTTCTTTTTGGAAAGCGGAGGCAAAGAGAGCTAATAGTATACCATAGGGAAAGAGCATCTTAGTTTTTTTGTTGACA encodes:
- the LOC142546152 gene encoding uncharacterized protein LOC142546152; this encodes MSPPSHTDTLAAMHETEVHDLSDDADYAASIQQGSGVVNRSDSGKRSSSSDLDGAEIVYTKDNVAIHPTQYASERISGRLKLIKQGNSLFMTWIPYKGQSSSARLSEKDKNLYTIRAVPFSDIRSIRRHTPTLGWQYVIVVMSSGLAFPPLYFYNGGVREFITTAKQHVVLVRSAEDANVFLVNDFQNPLQRTLSSLELPMAVSVANAPSPSLAASEFPSSAHQENDVDSYQQNGRQRQKHHDPARDLSIQVLEKFSLVTRFARETTSQLFWDGHIDGFFINDGRKPDQSFPDHHLITASNESKKVPVASDPLEFDKLSLAWGKPRQPPLGHEEWTTFLDSEGRVMDSQALRKRIFYGGVEHNMRKEVWTFLLGYYSYDSTYAEREYLTSIKKTEYERIKKQWQSISPEQAKRFTKFRERKGLIDKDVVRTDRSLLFYDGDENSNVYLLRDILLTYSFYNFDLGYCQGMSDLLSPILFVMGDESESFWCFVSLMERLGPNFNRDQSGMHSQLFALSKLVELLDSPLHNYFAQNDCLNYFFCFRWILIQFKREFEYEKTMRLWEVLWTHYPNEHLHLYVCVAILKRHRAIIMGEQMDFDTLLKFINELSDRIDLDTTLRDAEALCIHAGENGAASIPPGTPPSLPLEDASIYPQPDDDIL